The Dokdonia sp. 4H-3-7-5 genomic interval TAGGCAACAGTGATATTGTTAAGCGGCCTTGTTTGTTCGCTTAAAATAATCAATCACGTGAAGGCTCGTAAGTCCGTGAATAAGAATACTAAAGAGAATCACGTAACTCACAATACCAAATAGCTCGTCATACTCTGTAAAATTACCGTGTATCAAAGCATAACTTAGGTAAAAGAAACTCCCTATACCGCGTATCCCGAAGAAACTAATTGCCCATTTTTTTGCCTTTGAAAAGTTTGTGGTAAGCATGGCGAGATACCCAAAAATAGGTCGCAATACTAGTACAATAACTAGACTCGCTATGATACCGTCTACATCTGTATATGATAATATACCTGAAACCAAAGCACCACCAAAAAAGATGGTCCACAGTGCGACGAGTAATTTTTCTGTCTCCTCTGCAAAGTGCAGCATAGAAGTATTTATATTATCCTCTGTAGATTTTCGGCAGTGATATTGCATAAATACACCAGTAGCAAACACACTTAAAAAACCGTAAGTACTCAGTATTTCCCCTAGACCGTAAGAGAAGAAAGTGAGCGCGACCGCAATAAAGCCATTGAGTATATATTTTTGATGTTCTTTGCTATGATACTGTACCACCCAGCTATATATAAAGCCTATTATGGCGCCAACTAAAAGACCACCTATAATTTTAAATAAAACATAGTAGCTTATAAAATTCATCCAGTCTATTTCTTGAAAACTGCTAGCTTCACTCCATAAAATAGCTAGAAAAACAAATGGAAAAGCAAGTCCATCATTTATGCCAGCCTCTGCGGTAAGTGTGTAACGTAAACCTGTATTTCTCTCTTTTAAATCTTGATGTTCTTCTAGTTGTAACTCACTAGCAAGCACGGGATCTGTAGGCGCAAGCACTGCTGCGAGTAATAAAGAAACGGGACCATTAAGTCCTAGTAAGAAATGAGCAATAGCAAAAATGGCAATCATGCATAGCGGCATTGTAATCGCGACCAGTGATAACGGTTTTTTCCAGTCACTCCATTTATAACTCGTGCCTATTTTGAGCCCAGCTGTCATAAGACTTATGATCACAATAACTTCGCTTACTATCTTACCTATTTCTAACTCCCATAGCGGATCTGGCCAAGGAAGAGGTGCGCCCGCAAAAAATAATATCATACCTAATAGTAGTAGTGGTATGATATAAGTGATTTTTATTTTTTTTGAATACACGGGAATGAACGCCATAAGTGAGATGGCAAAACCTGTGCATGCTAGCGCAACAAAATAAGGAGGGGTTTCTACGATTAACGCCATAAGGCTAGTTGTTTTTATTATTTACTCTAGTTCTTTCCTCAAGAACCGCAGGAGAAGGTATAGGTGCCAGTCTATGTTTTTCAATCTCCTTTTCGTTTACATTTATTTTTATCTGGAGTTCTTTGATTTCAATAGCTAGGTGCTCTTGATATGCGTTTATCACTTCTTCTTTTGTTTTATAAACCTTTCCTTGATGTCCTTCTATTCTCAAAAAATCATGTTCATCTATAGAGATTTTAGAAGCAAAATGTTGCTTTATCTCCTTTAAACTATTCAGAATAAATTGCCTTTCTAGTTGGTCTACGGTAGTATCGCAATCATTACATGGAGCATTCAATACCCGTGTTGAACAATATTGATTTTCAAAATAATCAAGCACATTATTGAGCTTCTCAGATGGTTGAGCGACGGCTTCTGTAGATATCTTAAATGAAACCCCAGGATTTTTTGTTTTCTCACGCTGAGAAAAAGCTGTGGTTGCGATACATAGTACTAAGAACGTAGTTGTTATTTTCATAATAATGCAATAGTTAAATGAGTGCTTATAGAATATCAAGTACGTTCAAGAAGCATATAATATGGAAAGAAGATACTACTTTTCTGTTTTATCGTTCGTTTTTTTTAATAAGCAGATTGCGTGATAGCTAATATTTAAGAAGTGGTCAGTGCGTCACGGCAGTTAGTTTTGCTCTATTTCGGTTTCAATAGTGATATCAAATGTTGCACCTGGCGCAAGCGTTTTATAAGAACCTTTTTTAGTGATATCGATACTTTCATCTTCACTGTCTGGAAGTCCTATCCACGGTTCAATACACACATAATCTGCAGCGGGTTTTGACCATAAAGCAAGGTTAGGATAATCCTTAAAGCGCACGATGACTCCTTTCTTTTCATCTTTTTTACGCAGTCGTACCCAGTCATAATTAATGTCTGTAAAGATGAGGGCATCTTCATTGAAAAGCCTTTCTGAGAGTGGTAAGAGTCCGCCATTAGTTTTGATAGCTCGTTTTTCAGGAGATAATAACCCACTATCTCCTAGCGTGCGCGAGGTAAGATCTAGCGTCTCTGGAAATTCAATCACATAATTAGATAGTGCAGTATGCTCATCAAGTGGGCAAGCATAAGCAGTGTGACCACCACAGGCAAAATGCATAGGCACGGTATCATTATTTGTAACCGTATAGGTCATTAATAATCGATACTCAACAAGGGTAAAGCTTACGCGAAAATGGAACGTATATGGATACTGTCGTAATGTTTCATTATAACTTGTGAGCGTAAAAGAACAACTAGACGCGTCGTGCTGCTGAAAATCAAGCTGCTCATTATTTCTTATAATTCCATGCTTAGTCATAGCATAGTCTTCGCCATTAAAAACAATCTTATTCTCCTTAATATTACCAATAGCAGGAAACAACACTGGCGAACTACTTCCCCACACAGAAGGATCTATCTGCCAAATATATTCTTCACCAGTCTCCTTATTAATTAAGGAACGTATTTCTGCCCCTTTTGAAGTAATGGTACAGATGAGGTTTTCGTTGTGGATGGTGTGGAGCATGGTTACATTTTTTGTGTTGGATTGTCTATATGTGCATCATCATGATTTTTTACTTCCCAAATTAAGACAATAGCCACGATTAGATATCTAAATATAGGAGCTAATGCCAGGTTTGCTAGAAGTTGTAAGTTTTCTTTTTTTAGCTCATAGTAGTAGTCAAACTCAGTTGGAAAAGTACTAATCAAAAAACCAGTTCCATAGAAGGATGATAGAAATTGTAATAGCATAATTATAAAAAATATTGAAATCAAACTAAACAAACATTTCTTACTATTTATGATAATGGATGATTTGATATACTTCGCACATACTACTATAGCGATTGTAAAAATAACAGTACCCGTTATTTCAGGCATCCATAAAGAGCTTATCGAATTAGAATTGTAAATTATTAGAAATTGTTCTAGCACATACTTGATTAAGTGAGTGAATTCTAAAATTGAGAGTAAACTAAATGCTCCTATTCCTAAGAGGCTTATGAGTGTATGTTTATTTATTTTCAAGGTAGTGTTTTTATAAATCTACGTGCTTTCTTTAGGATTTCAACTTTTATTTACAATTTAAATCGGTTGTATCCTCTGTTTATGTGAATGGAGTAGGTGTTGGAGGAATCAAGTTTTCGCGAAAGCGTAAAATTTTAAGATATAATTAGCATTTATACTACAAGACACCTTAACATAAATTCTGATATTATACTGCTTTTAATAATTAAATGTTAAAAACGCAATAAAACAAACAATTCAATAAAACCTAAGACCTTATGAAAAGACGAAATTTTGTCCAACTCGCTGGTATGGGAGCAGGTGCCTTAATGGTGCCATCGATGATGCTGGGAAATAATATCCCAACAGAAGCACTGCTCGAACCAGGAATGGACGTACTGCTTAAAAAACAAATGGCAGATGTCGCCCTTAATACGGCAAAAGGTTTAGGTGCTTCATATGCAGATGCTAGAATAGGGAGATACCTAAACCAGTTTGTGCGCACACGTGAAGATAAAGTGCAAGGCGTTGTAAATACCGAATCTTTTGGGATAGGGATACGCGTGATTGCAAATGGTACTTGGGGTTTTGCATCTACTAATGATGTAACGCCAGATGGTATCCAGAAGGCAACAGAACAAGCTGTAGCAATTGCTAAGGCTAACTCAAAATTCCAAACCAACCCAGTAGTGCTAGCTCCAGAAGCTTCTTACGGTGAGGTGAGCTGGAAAACGCCTATTAAAAAAGACTTTAAAGAAGTACCTGTATCTGAGAAGGTAGAGCTGTTGCTTACGGCAAATGCTGCTGCGCAGTCTAATGGTGCAAACTTTGTAAACTCTGCGCTCTTTATGGTAAATGAGCAAAAGTATTTTGCCTCTACCGAAGGTTCATATATTGATCAAGATGTGCACCGTATCTGGCCTACATTTGGCGTGACGGCTGTAGGTGGTGGTAAGTTTAAAACCCGCCAGGCTATGAGTGCTCCTATGGGACTTGGGTATGAATACCTAGATGGTCTTGAGTCAGAAAAACTTGAAGGTCCGCAAGGATTGAAGTTATATAGAAATAGCTACGATATTATAGAAGATGCTGCCATGGCTGCAAAGCAGGCTAAAGAAATGCTTACTGCAAAGTCTGTAGATGCTGGAAAATATGATCTTGTACTAGAGCCTAATCACTTAGGTCTTACCATTCACGAGTCTGTAGGTCACCCTACGGAGCTTGATCGTGTACTTGGGTATGAGGCAAACTATGCAGGAACAAGTTTTGCAACCATAGATAAGTGGAAGTCTAAAAACTTTAAATATGGTAGTGACCTGGTAAACATTGTAGCAGATAAGCAACAAGTGGGATCACTAGGAGCTGTAGGCTGGGATGATGAAGGTGTAAAAACCAAGCAATGGGATATCATACGTAATGGTGTGCTGGTAAATTACCAAGCAATACGTGACCAAGTACAAATGATAGATCAGAACGAATCTCATGGATGTTGTTATGCGCAAAGTTGGAATGATGTACAGTTCCAGCGTATGCCTAACATCTCACTAGAGCCAGGTAAAGAGCCGTATTCTATTAATGATATGATTAAAGATGTAGAAAAAGGAATCTACATTGCAGGTCGTGGATCTTATTCTATAGACCAGCAGCGATATAACTTCCAGTTTGGAGGTACGATGTATTACGAGATTAAGGATGGAAAAATAGTTGGGATGCTTAATGATGT includes:
- a CDS encoding cation:proton antiporter, giving the protein MALIVETPPYFVALACTGFAISLMAFIPVYSKKIKITYIIPLLLLGMILFFAGAPLPWPDPLWELEIGKIVSEVIVIISLMTAGLKIGTSYKWSDWKKPLSLVAITMPLCMIAIFAIAHFLLGLNGPVSLLLAAVLAPTDPVLASELQLEEHQDLKERNTGLRYTLTAEAGINDGLAFPFVFLAILWSEASSFQEIDWMNFISYYVLFKIIGGLLVGAIIGFIYSWVVQYHSKEHQKYILNGFIAVALTFFSYGLGEILSTYGFLSVFATGVFMQYHCRKSTEDNINTSMLHFAEETEKLLVALWTIFFGGALVSGILSYTDVDGIIASLVIVLVLRPIFGYLAMLTTNFSKAKKWAISFFGIRGIGSFFYLSYALIHGNFTEYDELFGIVSYVILFSILIHGLTSLHVIDYFKRTNKAA
- a CDS encoding TldD/PmbA family protein, with product MKRRNFVQLAGMGAGALMVPSMMLGNNIPTEALLEPGMDVLLKKQMADVALNTAKGLGASYADARIGRYLNQFVRTREDKVQGVVNTESFGIGIRVIANGTWGFASTNDVTPDGIQKATEQAVAIAKANSKFQTNPVVLAPEASYGEVSWKTPIKKDFKEVPVSEKVELLLTANAAAQSNGANFVNSALFMVNEQKYFASTEGSYIDQDVHRIWPTFGVTAVGGGKFKTRQAMSAPMGLGYEYLDGLESEKLEGPQGLKLYRNSYDIIEDAAMAAKQAKEMLTAKSVDAGKYDLVLEPNHLGLTIHESVGHPTELDRVLGYEANYAGTSFATIDKWKSKNFKYGSDLVNIVADKQQVGSLGAVGWDDEGVKTKQWDIIRNGVLVNYQAIRDQVQMIDQNESHGCCYAQSWNDVQFQRMPNISLEPGKEPYSINDMIKDVEKGIYIAGRGSYSIDQQRYNFQFGGTMYYEIKDGKIVGMLNDVAYQSNTQEFWNSCAKICDQSDYRLFGSFFDGKGQPSQVSAVSHGSATTRFNDINVINTGRNV
- a CDS encoding aldose 1-epimerase family protein, yielding MLHTIHNENLICTITSKGAEIRSLINKETGEEYIWQIDPSVWGSSSPVLFPAIGNIKENKIVFNGEDYAMTKHGIIRNNEQLDFQQHDASSCSFTLTSYNETLRQYPYTFHFRVSFTLVEYRLLMTYTVTNNDTVPMHFACGGHTAYACPLDEHTALSNYVIEFPETLDLTSRTLGDSGLLSPEKRAIKTNGGLLPLSERLFNEDALIFTDINYDWVRLRKKDEKKGVIVRFKDYPNLALWSKPAADYVCIEPWIGLPDSEDESIDITKKGSYKTLAPGATFDITIETEIEQN